The proteins below are encoded in one region of Nilaparvata lugens isolate BPH chromosome X, ASM1435652v1, whole genome shotgun sequence:
- the LOC120354394 gene encoding uncharacterized protein LOC120354394 — MSSPSTSSPSYVLPDSPPAHQHVLNYWQRKAAIAAAESSAAAPAPLEPPSPGGEIVVGDSPIQRLAPAATWAPWRAVLTTLPNNRQKQGKRKLTFEEEAEVSGDEDESIFSQTKKHAGMDENSSMLPLMKELRRREEEDEMEFVTIVNAPTPKPWIPLRELKLRTPYPIVGVREQTNIHGRRIILKIVNAGSGCEVYLPQRFASCIDAGKIQHFNKTCKNYVLLVTHKSPNWSDIKIVKQ; from the exons ATGAGTTCTCCATCAACATCTTCTCCATCATATGTGCTGCCAGATAGCCCACCAGCACACCAGCATGTGCTCAACTATTGGCAGCGCAAAGCTGCCATCGCTGCTGCTGAGTCGTCCGCTGCTGCACCCGCTCCGCTGGAACCACCATCGCCGGGCGGCGAGATCGTGGTCGGGGACAGCCCTATTCAACGCTTGGCTCCAGCTGCTACCTGGGCACCGTGGCGAGCGGTGCTAACTACTCTACCGAACAACAGGCAGAAGCAGGGGAAGCGGAAGTTGACGTTTGAGGAGGAGGCTGAAGTTAGCGGGGATGAGGACGAGTCAATCTTctcacaaacaaag aaacatGCTGGAATGGACGAGAACTCATCCATGCTCCCACTGATGAAGGAGCTGCGACgaagggaggaggaggatgagatggaGTTCGTAACAATTGTAAATGCACCAACGCCTAAACCGTGGATCCCGCTGAGGGAATTGAAGTTGCGCACTCCCTACCCCATAGTTGGCGTGAGGGAGCAAACGAACATCCATGGCCGTCgcataattttaaaaatcgtTAATGCAGGAAGCGGATGTGAGGTGTATTTACCTCAAAGATTCGCTTCCTGCATTGACGCAGGAAAGATTCAACATTTTaataaaacttgtaaaaattatgtgttGCTAGTAACACATAAGTCACCAAATTggtcagatataaaaattgttaagcaataa